A single Halarcobacter anaerophilus DNA region contains:
- a CDS encoding iron-containing alcohol dehydrogenase, whose translation MARFTLPRDIYYGAGSLKELKNLKGKKAILIVGGHSMKKFGFLDKAVNYLKEAGLEVETIEGVEPDPGVETVMNGSKKMLEFNPDIIVSMGGGSAIDAAKAMWIFYEYPDFTFKEAVIPFNLPTLRQKAIFVAIPSTSGTATEVTAFSVITDYKERIKYPMADFNITPDIAIVDPDIAKTMPKKLVAHTGMDALTHATEAYVASLHSNFTDPLALKALTMIKENLIDSYNENEKAKEFMHEAQCLAGMAFSNALLGITHSMAHKVGAVFGIPHGCANAIFLPYVISYNRKACEYRYADIAKALELKGDNEAQLVDSFIEYIDEMNDKLNIPHSMKEYGIDENEFNKNLDFIAHNAVLDACTASNPREIDDKTMAKLFECTFKGIKVDF comes from the coding sequence ATGGCTCGTTTTACGTTACCAAGGGATATATATTACGGTGCAGGTTCTTTAAAAGAGTTGAAAAATTTAAAAGGTAAAAAAGCAATTTTAATAGTCGGCGGACATTCAATGAAAAAATTCGGTTTTTTAGACAAAGCTGTTAATTATCTAAAAGAAGCAGGTTTGGAAGTTGAGACTATTGAAGGAGTTGAACCTGATCCAGGTGTTGAAACGGTAATGAACGGTTCTAAAAAAATGCTTGAATTTAATCCCGATATTATCGTATCAATGGGTGGAGGTTCTGCAATTGATGCCGCTAAAGCGATGTGGATATTTTACGAATATCCTGATTTTACTTTTAAAGAGGCTGTTATTCCTTTTAATCTTCCTACTTTAAGACAAAAAGCAATTTTCGTTGCAATTCCTTCAACAAGCGGTACGGCAACAGAAGTTACTGCATTTTCGGTAATTACTGATTATAAAGAGAGAATTAAATATCCTATGGCAGATTTTAATATTACGCCTGATATTGCAATAGTTGATCCTGATATTGCCAAAACAATGCCTAAAAAATTAGTCGCTCATACGGGAATGGATGCTTTAACTCATGCAACTGAAGCTTATGTTGCTTCTTTACACTCTAATTTTACGGATCCTTTAGCTTTAAAAGCATTAACAATGATAAAAGAGAATTTAATTGATTCATATAATGAAAATGAAAAAGCAAAAGAGTTTATGCACGAAGCTCAATGTTTGGCAGGGATGGCATTTTCAAATGCTTTACTGGGAATTACTCATTCAATGGCACACAAAGTAGGAGCGGTATTTGGAATTCCTCATGGATGTGCAAATGCAATATTTTTACCTTATGTTATTTCTTATAACAGAAAAGCCTGTGAATACAGATATGCCGATATTGCAAAAGCTTTAGAGTTAAAAGGTGATAATGAGGCGCAATTAGTCGATTCTTTTATTGAATATATAGATGAAATGAACGATAAATTAAATATTCCCCACTCAATGAAAGAGTATGGAATAGATGAAAACGAGTTTAATAAAAATTTGGATTTTATCGCTCACAATGCGGTTTTAGATGCTTGTACGGCTTCAAATCCAAGAGAAATCGATGATAAAACAATGGCAAAACTTTTTGAATGTACTTTCAAAGGAATAAAAGTAGATTTCTAA
- a CDS encoding glycosyltransferase, protein MRKLLYITDQDEYTDHSFIGPLFEKYLKKFYDVDIIYFSEFKAEFEKRDKNRFIFPLNSKKNLIKELKNSKIDISSYYYIVVRNDAKILKNILNSSKEYNYKVGYRLSFPKRRAKLEVDKANRKSNIFKDLNTIIVTSLEKNLINQCDIFLPASRQLKEEYFKDVTAKTFICPPAIDPEILHENVQHKGSEKRFFYAGTLDKLREFETVLEAFSSLNSTNWKLIISTKDPQYAKEVINSFDNLKQNIEIHNAKTKKELLDLISEADIGVSILPSIPLFDTSTPVKIIDYYSSAIPCIMTDNANSSEIFINDKEAWFCEFSKDTIKKKLEYILDLPKEEVAQVGMAGQKKLLATRNYERIAADLAHQLDIL, encoded by the coding sequence ATGAGAAAACTTTTATATATTACAGACCAGGATGAATATACGGATCACAGTTTTATAGGACCTCTATTTGAAAAGTATTTAAAAAAGTTCTATGATGTCGATATTATATATTTTAGTGAATTTAAAGCTGAATTTGAGAAAAGAGATAAAAACAGATTTATTTTTCCCCTTAATTCAAAAAAAAATCTGATAAAAGAGTTAAAAAACTCTAAAATAGATATATCCTCTTACTATTATATAGTAGTTAGAAATGATGCAAAAATACTCAAAAATATATTAAACAGCAGCAAAGAGTATAATTACAAAGTTGGATACAGACTCTCTTTTCCAAAAAGAAGAGCCAAACTAGAAGTAGATAAAGCAAATAGAAAATCAAATATTTTTAAGGATTTAAATACGATTATTGTAACAAGTTTGGAAAAAAATCTAATAAATCAATGTGATATTTTTCTACCTGCATCAAGACAGCTAAAAGAGGAGTATTTCAAAGATGTTACGGCAAAAACTTTTATCTGCCCGCCGGCAATTGATCCTGAAATTTTACATGAAAATGTTCAACACAAAGGAAGTGAAAAAAGATTTTTTTATGCGGGAACATTAGATAAATTAAGAGAGTTTGAAACGGTTTTGGAAGCTTTTTCTTCTTTAAACAGTACAAACTGGAAACTTATAATATCTACAAAAGATCCGCAATATGCAAAAGAAGTAATTAATAGTTTTGATAATCTAAAACAGAATATAGAAATACATAATGCCAAAACAAAAAAAGAACTTCTTGATTTAATATCAGAAGCTGATATCGGAGTCTCCATTCTTCCTAGTATTCCGCTTTTTGATACCTCAACTCCCGTTAAAATTATAGATTATTACTCATCTGCTATTCCTTGTATTATGACCGATAATGCAAACAGCAGTGAAATTTTTATAAATGACAAAGAAGCGTGGTTTTGTGAATTTTCAAAAGATACTATAAAAAAGAAACTGGAATATATTTTAGATCTTCCAAAAGAGGAAGTGGCGCAAGTTGGAATGGCAGGACAAAAAAAACTTCTTGCTACTAGAAATTATGAAAGAATAGCTGCCGATTTGGCTCATCAGCTAGATATATTATAA